The Candidatus Latescibacterota bacterium genome segment GCGGCGGTCTCCACCGAAAGTATCCGCCGCTCGTTCAGGGAAACAAGATTGTGATGAAACGAAAAGGACCGTGGTTTCATCGTCGCTATCGAGACTGCTTCGTCGAGATCCCTGGATTCGAGAATGGCCCGGCTCAGAAAGTAACGCGGAATACCTTCCACGACTCTTCGCGGCTGGATATAGTTGGTGGTCTCGACGATACCATGGATATTGACGGCAGGACCGTTGCCCGGAAGAAGGCCTGGATAGATGAAAGCAAGGAAAGACACACCGCTCGGAGGATCGACCCGGGCAAGAAACATTCTCCCGACATTGAGGTCGTTTCCGTCCTCGTTGTGGACGAGGATCACATTATCCCCCTTCTTGACGGCGATCGTCGAACAGCCGGGAGGATCTTTCAACAGTCCTATTTCCGATCTGCAGTTGTACGAGAATAGATGCATGAATGGAACCTCAAGGGCTTCCGCCATACCTTCGAGTTCGTCTATCAGCCCGGGGAAACCATCCCGGGCGTGGGCCAGCATCGCTTCGACCCTGCTTCGGCCCTCCCCCTCAAAATACGCCACAGAATCGATATAATCACCAGCGACATCAAAGTAGCCCCGTATCCGATCCTTCATCGCGGCGCCGATCTGCCTCCCTATTTCGTTGTGTGAACCGGATACTTCTATGAGCGGATAACCATTTTCAGGAAATGCAAGAAGCCCCTTGTAATCGGTGGAAGATGGACCGCAACCGATTACAGGCAGCAAGGCCGCGCCCGCCGCTACGGTCAAAGAATATTCCAGGAATTCTCTTCGTGAATACTTGTTCATAACGAGGCCCCTTTCTATATGTCCCATTGACATAGTAGGACGGGAACCGGATTCAGACAAGTGTCATATTGAGATCTGCACCCATGGATTTATTAACTCAATATGTTCGTTATCGGACATGGCTTGTGCCGCAACCGGACAGCCACAACCGAAGCAGGCCAGCCTAACTGGCGATTTTATGCGCAGTTAACAAACTGGCTCCAGATATGCAATCTCATTGCCAAGGGTATAAGAATTCGACTACAGATAATCGGGAGCCTACAATGTTCTTCAATTATATCAAGGCTACTCTGAGAGGGTTGCTCAGGCACAAGAGCACTTCAACCATCAACATTCTCGGATTGGCAGTCGGCATCGCGGTCTCGTTGATGATCACTCTGTGGGTACAATACGAGCTCCGGTACGATGATTTCCAGGAAAAGGGAGATCGCATCTGCCGCGTCATCACAAATTACAGCGATATCGGTAAACGTGCCTGCAGCCCCGGCCTTCTGGGCCCGGCTGCCAGGACGGACCTCCCCGAGATAGTTGAATTCGCAAGATTCAAGAGACTGCGAACTGCAGTTATTGCGAATCAGGAAACGTCATTCTTCGAAGATGATATCATACTTGCTGACGCCCAGTTGTTCACCATGTTCAGCCTGCCATTCGCTCGATCCTCCGCTGAATCAGCTTTGTCATCTCCGTATAGCATAGCCATCTCCGAGTCCATGGCTGAAAAGTATTTCGGTGATCAGGACCCACTGGGAAAAGTCCTCACGATGGATAGCACTATTGAACTCACAGTGACAGGAGTCTTCAGGGACGTGCCTGGGAACAGTCATCTAAAATTCGATTTTGTCTCTCCTGTCGAGTTGGCTGAGAAAGAAAACTTCTGCGGCATCGACTGGGGCAGTTCCAATTTCAACACATACTTCGAAGTAACAGAGGCCGCGCGTCTGACCGAGCTTGACTCTGCTATCATGGCTGTGTCCAGAGCTCATGACGGAGGCAACGGCCAGTTGGAAGGTGAGACTACCTGGTACCTGCAGCGCCTGTCCGATATCCACCTCGATGGAAGTATTGGACACAGCTGGAGCAAGAGAAGCGATATCGAAGATGTCCGTCACATCTATCTTTTTTCGATTATCGCTTTCGCCGTGCTGATCGTCGCCTGCATCAACTTCATGAACATTTCGACTGCCCAGTCGATCCGGCGCGCCAGAGAGATCGGGATGCGAAAGACGCTGGGAGCCAGTCGCGTTCAATTGATGACACAGTTCTTCGGTGAATCGCTTGTGCTGGCCTGTATCGCCGGGGGCCTGGCTGTAGGCCTGGTGGAACTGCTGCTTCCCGTTTTCAATGGAATAACGAACGAGCATGTCTGCCTTGACATGTCGAATCTCACAACCCTGCTTAGTATAGGTGGGATAGTCATAATTGCGGGTCTCCTGGCAGGTAGTTACCCGGCTGTCTACCTCTCTTCATTTAAAGCGTCAAAAGTGTTAAAAAGCAACTCGCGGGTAGCAACCGGAGGCAATCTGTTCAGGAGGATCCTGGTAGCCGTGCAGTTCACTGTGTCGATAGTACTGATTATCGGAACCGCCATCATGTACCAGCAGCTATCCTACACTATCGATTATACGCCCGGGTATGACAACAGCGATCTTATTCACATCTCGATCAGAGACAATATTGCATCACAGTATGATTATGTCAGAGAAAGCCTCCTGCAAAACCCTGATATTATCGCCGTCACTGCCAAGGACTGCCTGCCTAATACACACCGAAACAGAACAAACTGGATCAGTTGGGAAGGTCTTGAGAACAGCAATCGCCACGCGTTTGAAACGACACGCATCGACCTCGAATACTTCGCCACAATGGGCATGGAGATCGTCGAAGGTCGAGATTTCTCCAAAGAGCATCCAGGTGATGCTACTCGGGCATATATACTGAACGAAACAGCCGTCATGCAGACAGGCATGGAATCTCCTGTCGGGAAGTGGTTCGCGCATGGAGAGAATGTGGGTCCGATTGTCGGCATCGTCCGCGACGCGCATCTAAAGACCTTCAAGCGGGAAGCAGTGGCCCAGGTGTTTTCGGTTCTGAATGATCTGCCGGAGCAGACTACTTCCAGCGCCGTGATCCTGATCAAGACTACAGGACAAAACACTCGCGAGACGATCAGCGCGATCGAAGGACTATGGGAAAAAGTCAATCCAGGGACACCCTTTGAATACGGATTCCTGGACGAGACAATGGGAGCCATGTACATCGAGGACCGCAATCAACAAACTCTGCTTTCATGGTTTGCGGGAATGACGATATTCGTATCTTGTCTGGGGCTGCTTGGCCTGGTCATGTCATCTTCTGAACGTCGTATCAGGGAAATCGCCATACGCAAAGCACTGGGCTCATCTGTCACTGGAATCGTCCGCCTTCTTTCCAATGAATTCCTGGGGCTCGTAGCCCTGGCAAACGTATTCGCCATTCCGATTGCCTGGTATTGGATGACCCGCTGGCTCGAGAACTTCGCATATCACATCGACCCCGACTGGACGACCTTCGCCCTGGCTGGTGTCGGTGCGATTATCCTGGCCCTGTTGACAACGAGTCTTCAAAGCCTGAGAGCTGCCATGATGAACCCCGCAGATATTCTGCGACATGAATAGGACACGAAAGTTTTG includes the following:
- a CDS encoding C45 family peptidase encodes the protein MNKYSRREFLEYSLTVAAGAALLPVIGCGPSSTDYKGLLAFPENGYPLIEVSGSHNEIGRQIGAAMKDRIRGYFDVAGDYIDSVAYFEGEGRSRVEAMLAHARDGFPGLIDELEGMAEALEVPFMHLFSYNCRSEIGLLKDPPGCSTIAVKKGDNVILVHNEDGNDLNVGRMFLARVDPPSGVSFLAFIYPGLLPGNGPAVNIHGIVETTNYIQPRRVVEGIPRYFLSRAILESRDLDEAVSIATMKPRSFSFHHNLVSLNERRILSVETAAYPEHRHDILEVEGFYVHTNHFLHPAMVEGAEQRPYDVPYISSTTRMDVLTR
- a CDS encoding ABC transporter permease; translation: MFFNYIKATLRGLLRHKSTSTINILGLAVGIAVSLMITLWVQYELRYDDFQEKGDRICRVITNYSDIGKRACSPGLLGPAARTDLPEIVEFARFKRLRTAVIANQETSFFEDDIILADAQLFTMFSLPFARSSAESALSSPYSIAISESMAEKYFGDQDPLGKVLTMDSTIELTVTGVFRDVPGNSHLKFDFVSPVELAEKENFCGIDWGSSNFNTYFEVTEAARLTELDSAIMAVSRAHDGGNGQLEGETTWYLQRLSDIHLDGSIGHSWSKRSDIEDVRHIYLFSIIAFAVLIVACINFMNISTAQSIRRAREIGMRKTLGASRVQLMTQFFGESLVLACIAGGLAVGLVELLLPVFNGITNEHVCLDMSNLTTLLSIGGIVIIAGLLAGSYPAVYLSSFKASKVLKSNSRVATGGNLFRRILVAVQFTVSIVLIIGTAIMYQQLSYTIDYTPGYDNSDLIHISIRDNIASQYDYVRESLLQNPDIIAVTAKDCLPNTHRNRTNWISWEGLENSNRHAFETTRIDLEYFATMGMEIVEGRDFSKEHPGDATRAYILNETAVMQTGMESPVGKWFAHGENVGPIVGIVRDAHLKTFKREAVAQVFSVLNDLPEQTTSSAVILIKTTGQNTRETISAIEGLWEKVNPGTPFEYGFLDETMGAMYIEDRNQQTLLSWFAGMTIFVSCLGLLGLVMSSSERRIREIAIRKALGSSVTGIVRLLSNEFLGLVALANVFAIPIAWYWMTRWLENFAYHIDPDWTTFALAGVGAIILALLTTSLQSLRAAMMNPADILRHE